The Nitrospirota bacterium genome has a segment encoding these proteins:
- the modB gene encoding molybdate ABC transporter permease subunit — MNWAAILLTLKLATSTALVLLVLGLPLAYWLAYSRWRWKFLVESVVALPLVLPPTVLGFYLLVAMGPRSPLGRWYADLAGQPLPFTFEGLLVASILYSLPFTVQPLAAAFGSVDRKLVEASWTLGVSRPATFFRVILPLSGAGVLTAAVLSFAHTVGEFGVVLMVGGNIEGVTRTVSIDIYDEVQALNYGTASETALLLLIFSFLILSVVYAVNRNVWAAWPLKN, encoded by the coding sequence ATGAACTGGGCCGCCATCCTTCTCACGCTCAAGCTGGCTACTTCGACCGCGCTGGTCCTGCTCGTCCTGGGCCTGCCGCTGGCCTACTGGCTGGCCTATTCCCGCTGGCGGTGGAAGTTCCTGGTCGAATCGGTGGTGGCCCTGCCGCTGGTGCTGCCGCCGACCGTCCTGGGTTTTTATCTGCTGGTGGCGATGGGGCCCCGCAGCCCGTTGGGCCGCTGGTATGCGGACCTCGCCGGCCAGCCCTTGCCCTTCACCTTCGAGGGGCTCCTGGTCGCCTCGATCCTCTATAGCCTGCCCTTCACGGTGCAGCCGCTCGCCGCGGCGTTCGGCTCGGTGGACCGGAAGCTGGTGGAAGCCTCCTGGACGCTCGGCGTGTCCCGGCCGGCGACCTTCTTCCGCGTCATCCTTCCCCTGTCCGGCGCCGGCGTGCTCACGGCGGCGGTCCTCAGCTTCGCCCATACCGTCGGCGAGTTCGGTGTGGTGCTGATGGTCGGGGGCAACATCGAAGGGGTGACCCGGACAGTTTCGATCGACATCTACGACGAGGTACAGGCGCTCAACTACGGAACGGCGTCGGAAACGGCGCTCCTCCTCCTGATCTTCTCGTTCCTCATCCTCTCGGTCGTGTATGCGGTGAACCGGAACGTCTGGGCTGCATGGCCGCTGAAGAACTAG
- a CDS encoding substrate-binding domain-containing protein — MKGRAKGWRYGWGVCVLVLALPGAGVQGRHEALAMESLVIAASPSLKVPVEALSRAFERRHPHVKVRVYYDSGLDLRRTIATMENTGKHFIGTGPIHLIAPGGDELIRRLEAKYYVLPGTMRPYAVVPLVLVVPAALVEAPASFEELGRGAGYRIAVADPTLTELGRQTRQLFEAVGIADDVKGRLDVASDARGVLDHLLYGRADVGIIFGPDAVREQERIRVVATAEHASLRPTVHSMAMERYCPNRSLGEEFLFFIQSREAQKVVKALGYLPVGP; from the coding sequence CGAGCGAAAGGTTGGCGATATGGCTGGGGCGTCTGCGTCTTGGTTTTGGCCCTGCCAGGTGCCGGCGTCCAAGGGCGGCACGAGGCGCTGGCGATGGAGTCGCTGGTCATTGCCGCTTCGCCCAGCTTGAAGGTCCCAGTTGAAGCCCTGAGCCGGGCGTTCGAACGACGCCATCCGCACGTGAAAGTCAGGGTGTATTACGACTCGGGACTGGACCTGAGGCGGACCATCGCGACGATGGAAAACACGGGCAAGCACTTCATCGGGACCGGCCCGATCCATCTGATTGCCCCGGGGGGCGATGAGCTGATCCGGAGACTGGAGGCGAAATACTACGTTCTTCCGGGCACGATGCGTCCCTATGCGGTCGTTCCCCTGGTTCTGGTCGTTCCTGCCGCGCTTGTGGAAGCACCCGCCTCGTTCGAGGAATTGGGGAGGGGGGCAGGGTATCGCATCGCGGTCGCGGATCCGACGTTGACGGAGCTGGGCAGACAGACCCGCCAGCTCTTCGAAGCGGTCGGCATTGCCGACGATGTGAAAGGGCGGCTGGATGTGGCCTCGGATGCCCGCGGCGTGCTGGACCACCTGCTGTATGGGCGGGCCGACGTCGGGATCATTTTCGGGCCGGATGCGGTTCGGGAGCAGGAGCGGATCCGCGTTGTGGCTACGGCCGAGCATGCCAGCCTCCGACCGACGGTGCATTCCATGGCGATGGAGCGCTATTGTCCGAACCGTTCCCTGGGCGAAGAGTTCCTCTTTTTTATCCAGTCTCGAGAGGCCCAGAAGGTCGTGAAGGCCTTGGGATACCTGCCGGTCGGGCCGTAG
- a CDS encoding porin, which yields MLARQTWDDRLWSRLLRACLLAVTLTAAWGDPRPAHAVESGKLIEKDGKYVFVETQDPALRLLMERALEKGLITQEEYEQALKDSETYAYLTQSPFKLWYDRGFNVSVNDNAFFLKIRARAQFRETTRWRNDAWRNPGDAKNFPELLGVFGDYRANRSTNNYSQFNLRRARLLFTGHIFNPDFKYFMQLGFETAENAQTPGSANLLDFYVTSTHFPLFNVQAGQYKVYFNRSQINNTASMQFSERALVMDAFTANGLNRRDIGLTIMNDDELYPVNYYLGMFNGGGPLFTDYGSFESEEPTQGCPGGQTGSNPFPTPSCPTNQRNLNANFRGNWINQFMYSARLMWNVTGRPGYGEGDLAYSETPQLAVAGNFAYNPGINTSSDNAFIGIDLANLNWRRQLATFGNGRQLGWGVVDYTTWGLDAVLKYRGFSLQGEYYFKNINRHNKGLPCVQTSSVGGPCTGYAPGLLGNATGWYVQSGYYLIPRHLEVAARYAYWDPDTHSASDLIKEVDLSLNWFPFGTYDYQFMITYSNVAMGTGGYAIGRSNPLPNTVNGDQSQCNSTTAWPSGCVPLDARGGTLVENALRVQLQIFF from the coding sequence ATGTTGGCTCGACAGACTTGGGACGACCGGCTCTGGAGCCGGCTCCTGAGAGCATGTTTGCTGGCCGTGACCTTGACGGCGGCGTGGGGCGACCCGCGGCCTGCTCACGCGGTGGAGTCGGGGAAGCTGATCGAGAAGGACGGCAAGTACGTGTTCGTCGAGACCCAGGACCCGGCCTTGCGGCTCCTCATGGAGCGGGCTCTGGAGAAGGGGTTGATCACCCAGGAAGAGTACGAACAGGCTCTCAAAGACTCGGAGACCTACGCCTATCTGACCCAGAGCCCCTTTAAGCTCTGGTACGACCGGGGCTTCAACGTCTCGGTGAACGACAATGCGTTTTTTCTGAAGATTCGTGCCCGCGCGCAGTTCCGGGAAACGACGAGGTGGCGGAACGACGCCTGGAGGAATCCGGGAGACGCCAAGAACTTTCCGGAGCTCCTCGGAGTGTTCGGGGATTACCGGGCGAACCGCTCGACGAACAATTACTCCCAATTCAACCTGCGGCGGGCCCGGCTCCTGTTCACGGGGCACATCTTCAACCCGGATTTCAAATACTTCATGCAGCTCGGATTCGAAACGGCGGAAAACGCCCAGACACCGGGCTCGGCCAACCTGTTGGACTTCTACGTCACCAGCACCCACTTCCCCCTGTTCAACGTCCAGGCCGGCCAGTACAAGGTGTATTTCAACCGGTCCCAGATCAACAACACCGCCTCGATGCAGTTTTCGGAACGAGCCCTCGTGATGGACGCCTTTACCGCGAACGGGCTCAACCGCCGGGACATCGGCCTGACGATCATGAACGACGACGAGCTCTACCCGGTGAACTATTATCTGGGGATGTTCAATGGGGGCGGCCCGCTCTTCACCGACTACGGGTCCTTTGAAAGCGAAGAGCCGACCCAAGGTTGTCCCGGCGGCCAGACCGGCAGCAATCCGTTCCCGACCCCTTCCTGCCCCACCAATCAACGGAATCTGAACGCGAATTTCAGGGGCAATTGGATCAACCAGTTCATGTATTCGGCCCGCCTCATGTGGAACGTGACGGGGCGGCCCGGCTACGGGGAGGGGGACCTGGCCTATTCGGAAACGCCGCAGTTGGCGGTGGCCGGGAACTTCGCCTACAACCCGGGGATCAACACGAGCAGCGACAACGCCTTCATCGGCATTGACCTGGCGAACCTCAACTGGCGCCGGCAGTTGGCGACTTTCGGAAACGGCCGTCAGCTCGGATGGGGAGTCGTGGACTACACGACCTGGGGGCTGGACGCGGTCTTGAAATACCGCGGGTTCTCGCTTCAGGGCGAATATTATTTCAAGAACATCAATCGCCACAACAAGGGACTGCCTTGCGTGCAGACGAGCAGCGTCGGAGGGCCCTGCACTGGTTACGCCCCAGGGTTACTCGGCAACGCGACAGGCTGGTACGTCCAGTCCGGCTACTATCTCATTCCCCGCCATTTGGAGGTTGCGGCGCGCTATGCCTACTGGGATCCGGATACCCACTCGGCCAGCGATCTGATCAAGGAGGTGGATTTGTCCCTCAACTGGTTTCCATTCGGGACCTACGACTACCAGTTCATGATCACCTATTCGAACGTCGCGATGGGGACCGGCGGGTACGCGATCGGCCGCAGCAATCCCTTGCCCAACACGGTGAACGGCGACCAATCGCAGTGCAACTCGACGACGGCCTGGCCGTCTGGCTGTGTGCCCCTGGACGCTCGCGGCGGGACATTGGTCGAAAATGCCCTGCGCGTCCAGCTTCAGATCTTTTTCTGA
- a CDS encoding ABC transporter ATP-binding protein, giving the protein MAAEELVAEFEKRYDGGPAVAVSFRLPVGRPSVLVLFGPSGTGKTTVLRCLAGLERITAGSIRFAGEIWAQAESGLLVRPQARSVGYLHQDYALFPHLTVAGNTAYALSRLSHEQRAARVRDMVRLCKLDGLEDRYPSQLSGGQQQRVGLARVLASRPRLLLLDEPLSALDLPTREQMRSELRGLIMGQDVPAIWVTHDWAEALTLADQVAVMGVGKILQVGPPEEVFSRPVNAEVAAIVGVETVLPATVVERRDDLAALVVGEVRLWAVEPQGQGDSFYLCIRAEDVTLERGARPDSSARNHLVGRVAEVRAAGPVSRVVVDCGVLLSALVTRQAAQELALGPGAPVTATIKASAIHLVPR; this is encoded by the coding sequence ATGGCCGCTGAAGAACTAGTCGCCGAGTTCGAAAAGCGGTACGACGGAGGGCCGGCCGTCGCTGTCTCTTTCCGGCTCCCGGTGGGGCGCCCGTCGGTGCTGGTGCTGTTCGGACCGTCCGGAACCGGCAAGACCACGGTGCTGCGCTGCCTAGCCGGGCTGGAACGGATCACCGCCGGCTCCATCCGGTTCGCCGGTGAGATCTGGGCTCAGGCCGAGTCCGGCTTGCTGGTACGTCCCCAGGCCCGATCCGTCGGCTACCTGCATCAGGACTATGCCCTGTTTCCTCACCTGACCGTCGCCGGCAACACTGCCTACGCCCTCTCCCGATTGAGCCACGAGCAGCGAGCGGCCCGTGTTCGCGACATGGTCAGGCTGTGCAAACTGGACGGGCTGGAAGACCGATATCCTTCCCAGCTCTCCGGGGGGCAACAGCAGCGGGTGGGACTGGCCCGCGTCCTGGCCTCGCGGCCCCGGCTGCTGTTGCTGGATGAGCCCCTCTCGGCTCTGGACCTGCCCACCAGGGAGCAGATGCGGAGCGAGCTGCGCGGATTGATCATGGGGCAGGACGTCCCTGCGATCTGGGTCACCCACGACTGGGCCGAGGCGCTGACCCTGGCGGACCAAGTAGCGGTGATGGGGGTCGGGAAGATCCTGCAGGTTGGCCCTCCGGAGGAGGTGTTCAGCCGGCCGGTCAACGCCGAGGTGGCCGCGATCGTGGGGGTGGAAACGGTCCTGCCGGCAACCGTGGTCGAGCGGCGCGACGATCTGGCGGCGCTGGTTGTCGGGGAGGTGCGGCTTTGGGCGGTCGAGCCCCAGGGCCAGGGGGATTCGTTCTACCTCTGCATCAGGGCCGAGGACGTGACTCTGGAGCGGGGCGCTCGGCCGGACAGCAGCGCCAGGAACCACCTCGTCGGCCGCGTGGCCGAAGTCCGCGCCGCCGGACCCGTTTCCCGCGTGGTCGTGGACTGCGGCGTGCTCTTGAGCGCGCTCGTGACCAGGCAGGCGGCCCAGGAGCTGGCTCTGGGACCGGGGGCCCCCGTCACGGCCACCATCAAGGCCTCGGCGATTCATCTCGTCCCAAGATAG
- the modA gene encoding molybdate ABC transporter substrate-binding protein, giving the protein MAVLAWFCLGSTASGAEEITVAAASDLNFAFKEIVGEFEKRTGTRVRLSLGSSGNFFSQIHNGAPFDLYFSADVRYPQKLIETGHAVPGSLYKYAVGRIVVWAPNGSPLAVDKLGMEVLLDPSIKRIAIANPKHAPYGKAAVAAMQHYKVYDRVKDKLVLGENVSQAAQFVESKASDVGIVALSLALAPSMKAAGKHWEIPASAHPTIEQGAVILKGANNAEGAKAFLDFLRGAEGRHIMTRYGFVLPE; this is encoded by the coding sequence ATGGCAGTTTTGGCCTGGTTCTGCCTCGGGTCCACGGCGTCGGGAGCCGAGGAGATCACCGTGGCCGCGGCTTCGGACCTGAACTTCGCGTTCAAGGAGATCGTGGGGGAGTTCGAGAAGAGGACCGGGACCCGCGTCAGGCTCTCCCTCGGGTCGTCGGGCAACTTCTTCTCCCAGATCCACAACGGGGCGCCCTTCGACCTCTATTTCTCGGCCGATGTCCGGTATCCGCAGAAGCTGATCGAGACCGGCCACGCGGTGCCCGGTTCGCTCTACAAGTACGCAGTGGGGCGGATCGTGGTCTGGGCGCCGAACGGCTCGCCCCTGGCCGTGGACAAGCTGGGGATGGAGGTCCTGCTGGATCCCTCGATCAAGCGGATCGCGATCGCGAATCCGAAGCACGCCCCGTACGGGAAAGCGGCGGTGGCCGCCATGCAACACTACAAGGTTTATGATCGGGTCAAGGACAAGCTCGTCCTCGGCGAGAACGTGTCTCAGGCCGCCCAGTTCGTCGAGTCGAAGGCGTCCGACGTCGGCATCGTGGCGCTGTCGCTGGCCTTGGCCCCTTCGATGAAGGCGGCCGGGAAGCATTGGGAGATCCCAGCCTCGGCGCACCCGACCATCGAGCAGGGGGCGGTGATTCTCAAGGGTGCGAACAATGCCGAAGGAGCCAAGGCCTTTCTGGACTTCCTGCGGGGTGCAGAGGGAAGGCACATCATGACGCGCTACGGGTTCGTGTTGCCGGAGTGA